A stretch of the Mycobacterium sp. ITM-2016-00317 genome encodes the following:
- a CDS encoding carboxymuconolactone decarboxylase family protein: MNSTDGIEPLLAPLAADEWADDEYAAFGALLGLPGEKVPRAGSGHAADPLNFDIIGLLARHPKMARRFLTFNGWLLQRGELPLRLRELAILRVAHTRRSAFFWGEHTKVALEGGVPEADIARIAGGNDGFTGVDRLVLEATDELLRDGRAGASTWHQLTDGIGTHQAMELIFVVGTYAMLAMAFDTWRLAPPAGSAQLPPGPDAGSVVG; encoded by the coding sequence ATGAATTCCACCGACGGCATCGAACCGCTTCTCGCGCCGCTGGCCGCCGACGAATGGGCTGATGACGAGTACGCGGCGTTCGGTGCGCTTCTGGGCCTGCCGGGGGAGAAGGTCCCGCGAGCCGGCTCAGGGCACGCCGCCGATCCGCTCAACTTCGACATCATCGGGCTTCTCGCCCGTCACCCGAAGATGGCCCGCCGGTTCCTGACCTTCAACGGATGGCTGCTGCAGCGTGGCGAATTGCCGCTGCGGCTAAGGGAATTGGCGATCTTGCGGGTTGCGCACACCCGCCGGTCCGCGTTCTTCTGGGGTGAGCACACCAAGGTCGCCCTCGAAGGCGGTGTGCCCGAGGCCGACATCGCCCGCATCGCCGGCGGTAACGACGGATTCACCGGTGTCGATCGACTGGTCCTGGAGGCCACCGACGAGCTGCTGCGAGACGGCCGTGCCGGGGCGTCGACGTGGCACCAACTGACGGACGGCATCGGTACCCACCAGGCGATGGAACTGATCTTCGTCGTCGGCACCTATGCGATGTTGGCGATGGCCTTCGACACCTGGCGGCTGGCCCCGCCCGCCGGTAGCGCGCAGCTTCCCCCAGGGCCGGACGCCGGGTCCGTCGTCGGCTAG
- a CDS encoding SDR family NAD(P)-dependent oxidoreductase, producing MPFDNTTAVVTGGAAGLGLAITEALAARGAKVAIFDIAADEIDRQVDRLRGEGAKVAGYVVDVSNRAAVESALGAVRADLGPVLMLINNAGVEQFGKFTEITDDEWDRVMAVNLRGPFICTQAVLPDMIDAQWGRIVNISSSSAQGGQSRMAAYVSSKAGLIGFTKSLALELGPKGITVNTIPPGMVVTPMLEKAIAEGRFTASLDHFAKITPVRRAGRPEDIANAAIFLCQDESDYITGQIIPVNGGRRT from the coding sequence ATGCCTTTCGACAACACCACCGCCGTCGTCACCGGCGGAGCCGCCGGCCTCGGGCTGGCCATCACCGAGGCCCTCGCGGCCCGCGGCGCCAAGGTCGCGATCTTCGACATCGCCGCCGACGAGATCGACAGGCAGGTCGACCGATTACGCGGCGAGGGAGCCAAGGTCGCGGGCTACGTCGTCGACGTCTCCAACCGTGCGGCGGTCGAGTCCGCCCTCGGTGCGGTGCGTGCCGACCTGGGGCCGGTGCTGATGCTGATCAACAACGCCGGCGTCGAACAGTTCGGCAAGTTCACCGAGATCACCGACGACGAGTGGGATCGGGTGATGGCGGTCAACCTGCGCGGACCCTTCATCTGCACCCAGGCGGTGTTACCCGACATGATCGATGCGCAGTGGGGCCGCATCGTCAATATCTCGTCGTCGAGCGCTCAGGGCGGTCAGTCTAGGATGGCCGCCTATGTCAGTTCCAAGGCCGGGCTGATCGGATTCACCAAGAGCCTCGCGCTGGAACTCGGTCCCAAGGGCATTACGGTCAACACCATTCCACCCGGCATGGTCGTCACCCCGATGCTCGAGAAGGCGATCGCCGAGGGCCGTTTCACGGCGTCGCTCGACCATTTCGCCAAGATCACGCCGGTGCGACGGGCCGGTCGCCCCGAAGACATCGCCAACGCGGCGATATTCCTGTGCCAGGACGAATCCGACTACATCACCGGACAGATCATTCCCGTCAACGGAGGGCGGCGGACATGA
- a CDS encoding cytochrome P450, with translation MTDQLTPAGIDAVDFFTDDELLHDPYEYLAAVRSECPVRREPHHDVVMITGYEEAVAVYNDNLRFSSCTAVTGPFPGFPVPLEGDDVSALIAQHRDELPFNDQLPTLDPPLHTDHRALLSRMITPKRLKENEEFMWRLADRQYDEALAGGRCEFVGEFGNPFAMLVIADLLGVPESDHADFKDQLLTSTGTIGSSGGEAMRHSPLEYLYGKFTDYITDRRENPRDDVLTGLASALFPDGRTPPVIDVVCVAANLFAAGQETTVRLLSTAVMMIAEDPALQAKLRDDRSLIPGFVEEALRFESPIRGDFRLSKVPVTVGGVELPAGTTVMLNNAAANRDPRRFADPDTFDAQRSNARQHIAFGRGAHSCPGAPLARAEAKVSINRLLDRTSDIRIDEDKHGPPHARRYRYLPTFILRGLTRLHIEFS, from the coding sequence GTGACGGATCAACTCACGCCGGCCGGCATCGACGCGGTGGATTTCTTCACCGATGACGAGCTGCTGCACGACCCTTACGAATATCTCGCGGCGGTGCGCAGCGAGTGCCCCGTCCGCCGGGAACCGCACCATGACGTCGTGATGATCACCGGCTACGAGGAAGCGGTCGCCGTCTACAACGACAACCTGCGGTTCTCGTCCTGCACCGCGGTCACCGGGCCGTTCCCCGGTTTCCCGGTTCCTCTTGAGGGCGATGACGTTTCGGCGCTGATCGCGCAGCACCGGGACGAGCTTCCGTTCAACGATCAGTTGCCGACACTGGATCCTCCGCTGCACACCGATCACCGCGCCCTGTTGTCACGGATGATCACGCCGAAGCGCCTCAAGGAGAACGAGGAGTTCATGTGGCGGCTGGCCGACCGTCAGTACGACGAGGCCCTCGCCGGTGGGCGTTGCGAATTCGTCGGTGAGTTCGGCAATCCCTTCGCGATGCTGGTCATCGCCGACCTGCTCGGAGTCCCGGAGTCCGACCACGCTGACTTCAAGGACCAACTCCTGACCTCGACCGGCACCATCGGCAGCAGCGGCGGCGAGGCCATGCGCCACTCGCCGCTGGAATACCTCTACGGCAAGTTCACCGACTACATCACCGATCGCCGCGAGAACCCCCGTGACGACGTGTTGACCGGACTGGCTTCGGCGCTCTTCCCGGACGGTCGGACGCCGCCCGTGATCGATGTCGTGTGTGTGGCCGCCAACCTGTTCGCGGCCGGGCAGGAGACCACGGTCCGCCTGCTCAGCACGGCGGTGATGATGATCGCCGAAGACCCTGCGCTGCAGGCGAAACTGCGTGACGACCGCAGCCTCATCCCCGGCTTCGTCGAAGAGGCGCTGAGGTTCGAGAGTCCGATCCGGGGCGACTTCCGGCTGTCCAAGGTTCCGGTCACAGTCGGCGGCGTCGAGCTGCCGGCAGGGACCACCGTGATGCTGAACAACGCGGCAGCCAATCGTGACCCCCGCCGGTTCGCCGATCCCGACACCTTCGACGCGCAGCGGTCGAATGCGCGACAGCACATCGCCTTCGGCCGCGGAGCCCACAGTTGCCCGGGTGCTCCGCTGGCACGTGCGGAGGCCAAGGTGAGCATCAACCGGCTGCTGGACAGGACGTCGGACATCCGGATCGACGAGGACAAGCACGGACCGCCACATGCGCGCCGCTACAGATACCTGCCCACGTTCATCCTGCGCGGCCTGACCCGGCTGCACATCGAATTCTCGTAG
- a CDS encoding aromatic ring-hydroxylating dioxygenase subunit alpha has product MPATRSGEWLDPDSGLGLGLDDVQPGTFSMTIPTDRYTCPQYAAREREAIWARTWQIAGRVEDLPKPGDWKRYEILDQSFIIVRGKDEKLRGFVNACRHRGNALCITETGNAKRGFLCQYHLWSYALDGRLKGMLRENLAGPIDKTENSLLQVSVDTFAGFIFLNPDPDAASLREYLGDDVVSLLEPYNIETFTTVMDVTEAIECNWKVVMDAFEEGYHINGIHPQLLQVLHINPQTARYRFFESHSVAMAPFEVVGAGVQDQVAGILALPETFPGTVAVIPRFQELIAPYQDSDGNVAFPEGVTARLLLQQATREVLTGMGLDVSGLTDSQMVDNQGWVLFPNYFMTVRAGECHVIMARPHPDGDPNRCIWHVASYMYVPQDFRDAVRAEAIVVDTPGSHKYFEALQQDYEQMPRQQKGLRNDRLDHMSLVKEEVVIAHFHSVVDRYMAAAGVTA; this is encoded by the coding sequence ATGCCAGCAACCCGCTCAGGAGAATGGCTCGACCCCGATTCGGGTCTCGGGCTCGGCTTGGACGACGTTCAACCCGGGACTTTCTCCATGACCATCCCGACCGACCGATACACGTGTCCGCAGTACGCGGCGCGTGAGCGAGAAGCGATCTGGGCGCGCACATGGCAGATTGCGGGACGGGTGGAGGACCTGCCGAAGCCAGGCGACTGGAAAAGGTACGAGATCCTCGACCAGTCCTTCATCATCGTCCGCGGCAAGGACGAGAAACTCCGCGGATTCGTCAACGCGTGCCGGCACCGCGGCAACGCCTTGTGCATCACCGAGACCGGTAACGCCAAGCGCGGCTTCCTTTGCCAGTACCATCTGTGGTCCTACGCCCTCGACGGCAGGTTGAAGGGCATGCTGCGGGAGAACCTCGCCGGCCCGATCGACAAGACGGAGAACTCGCTACTTCAGGTCTCGGTCGACACCTTCGCCGGTTTCATCTTCCTCAACCCTGATCCCGACGCCGCGTCGCTGCGGGAGTACCTGGGCGACGACGTCGTCAGCCTCCTGGAGCCTTACAACATCGAGACGTTCACCACCGTCATGGATGTCACCGAGGCCATCGAGTGCAACTGGAAAGTCGTCATGGATGCCTTCGAAGAGGGCTACCACATCAACGGCATTCATCCCCAACTGTTGCAGGTGCTGCACATCAACCCACAGACGGCGCGGTACCGGTTCTTCGAAAGCCACAGCGTGGCGATGGCCCCTTTCGAGGTGGTGGGCGCCGGCGTGCAGGATCAGGTTGCCGGGATCCTGGCATTGCCCGAAACCTTCCCCGGTACCGTCGCGGTGATCCCGCGGTTTCAGGAACTCATTGCGCCCTACCAGGATTCGGACGGAAACGTGGCGTTCCCCGAAGGCGTCACCGCGCGCCTGCTGCTGCAGCAGGCCACCCGTGAGGTGCTGACCGGAATGGGTCTCGACGTCAGCGGTCTGACCGACAGTCAGATGGTCGACAACCAGGGCTGGGTGCTGTTCCCAAACTACTTCATGACGGTGCGTGCCGGCGAATGCCACGTCATCATGGCCAGGCCGCACCCCGACGGCGACCCGAACAGGTGCATCTGGCATGTGGCCAGCTACATGTACGTGCCGCAGGATTTCCGCGACGCCGTCCGGGCCGAGGCGATCGTGGTGGATACACCCGGCAGCCACAAGTACTTCGAGGCGCTCCAGCAGGACTACGAGCAGATGCCGCGTCAGCAGAAGGGGCTGCGCAACGACCGACTCGACCACATGTCGCTGGTCAAGGAGGAAGTCGTCATCGCGCACTTCCACTCGGTGGTGGACCGCTACATGGCAGCTGCGGGGGTGACGGCATGA
- a CDS encoding helix-turn-helix domain-containing protein, which yields MAERWTKERRTEHTRQILLDAAEEVFARKGLTGAALEEIAETAGFTRGAIYSQFGAKEKLFLAVVDRRRQRFLDGFAEVMMSFHRLSDVDIDELAQRWRQLSSETDRAALGYELTLFLLRNPEARESVAAQRRETIRALGEFISKNVARIGGILTIEAETLARVVLAANDGITLDSHIDGEDLYRPYLQLVISSVQTPG from the coding sequence GTGGCTGAACGCTGGACCAAGGAGCGCCGTACCGAGCACACCCGGCAGATCCTGTTGGACGCCGCCGAGGAAGTCTTCGCGCGCAAGGGATTGACCGGCGCCGCACTCGAAGAGATCGCCGAGACCGCCGGATTCACGCGGGGTGCCATTTATTCTCAGTTCGGCGCCAAGGAGAAGCTGTTCCTCGCGGTGGTGGACCGCCGGCGTCAGCGTTTCCTCGACGGGTTCGCCGAGGTGATGATGTCTTTCCACCGCCTCAGTGATGTCGACATCGACGAACTGGCGCAGCGGTGGCGCCAGTTGAGCAGCGAGACCGACCGGGCGGCTTTGGGGTACGAACTCACTCTGTTCCTATTGCGCAACCCCGAGGCGCGGGAGAGTGTGGCCGCGCAGCGGCGCGAGACGATCCGCGCACTCGGAGAATTCATCAGCAAGAACGTCGCCCGCATCGGAGGAATACTCACGATCGAGGCGGAGACTCTGGCCCGGGTCGTGCTCGCCGCCAACGACGGCATCACGTTGGACAGTCACATCGACGGCGAGGACCTGTACCGCCCGTACCTGCAGCTGGTGATATCCAGCGTGCAGACTCCGGGCTAG
- the murA gene encoding UDP-N-acetylglucosamine 1-carboxyvinyltransferase, protein MSERFVVTGGCRLSGEVAVGGAKNSVLKLMAAALLAEGTSTITNCPDILDVPLMAEVLRGLGATVDLVGDVVRITSPDELKYDADFAAVRQFRASVCVLGPLVGRCKKAKVALPGGDAIGSRPLDMHQAGLRQLGAQCNIEHGCVVAEAEHLHGAEIQLEFPSVGATENILMAAVLAEGVTTIHNAAREPDVADLCMMLNQMGAQITGAGSSTLTITGVDRLYPTEHRVIGDRIVAATWGIAAAMTRGDISVTGVDPAHLQLVLHKLHDAGATVTQTDDGFRVVQYERPKAVNVATLPFPGFPTDLQPMAIGLAAIADGTSMITENVFEARFRFVEEMIRLGADARTDGHHAVVRGIPQLSSAPVWSSDIRAGAGLVLAGLVADGDTEVHDVFHIDRGYPKFVENLVGLGAEIERVT, encoded by the coding sequence GTGAGCGAGCGTTTCGTGGTAACCGGTGGTTGCCGGTTGTCAGGCGAAGTGGCCGTCGGGGGCGCCAAGAACAGCGTGCTCAAGCTGATGGCCGCGGCCCTGCTCGCCGAGGGCACCAGCACGATCACCAATTGCCCCGACATCCTCGACGTCCCGTTGATGGCCGAAGTCCTGCGTGGGCTCGGCGCGACGGTCGACCTCGTCGGTGATGTCGTCCGGATCACTTCACCCGACGAGCTCAAGTACGACGCCGACTTCGCGGCGGTGCGTCAGTTCCGTGCGTCGGTGTGCGTCCTCGGTCCACTTGTCGGCAGATGCAAGAAGGCGAAGGTCGCCCTTCCCGGGGGCGACGCGATTGGTTCGCGACCGTTGGACATGCATCAAGCCGGCCTGCGGCAACTGGGGGCTCAGTGCAATATCGAGCACGGCTGCGTGGTCGCCGAGGCCGAACATCTGCACGGCGCCGAGATCCAGTTGGAGTTCCCGTCCGTCGGTGCGACCGAGAACATCCTCATGGCGGCGGTGCTGGCCGAGGGGGTCACGACGATCCACAACGCCGCCCGCGAACCGGACGTCGCCGATCTGTGCATGATGCTGAACCAGATGGGCGCGCAGATCACCGGCGCGGGGTCTTCGACCTTGACCATCACCGGCGTCGACCGGCTCTATCCGACCGAACACCGGGTCATCGGTGACCGGATCGTGGCTGCGACGTGGGGGATAGCCGCGGCGATGACGCGCGGCGACATCTCGGTGACCGGGGTGGACCCGGCGCATCTGCAACTCGTGCTGCACAAACTTCATGACGCCGGCGCCACCGTCACCCAGACCGACGACGGTTTCCGGGTGGTCCAGTACGAGCGCCCGAAAGCGGTCAACGTCGCGACGCTGCCGTTCCCGGGATTCCCGACTGACCTGCAACCGATGGCGATCGGCCTCGCAGCGATCGCCGACGGCACATCGATGATCACCGAGAACGTGTTCGAAGCCCGCTTCCGGTTCGTCGAGGAGATGATCCGGCTCGGCGCCGACGCCCGTACCGACGGCCACCACGCGGTGGTGCGGGGCATCCCGCAGCTTTCCAGCGCTCCCGTGTGGTCGTCGGATATCCGTGCCGGTGCCGGCCTGGTGCTGGCGGGATTGGTCGCCGATGGCGATACCGAGGTGCACGACGTCTTCCACATCGACCGCGGCTACCCGAAGTTCGTGGAAAACCTGGTCGGTTTAGGCGCGGAGATAGAACGGGTAACCTAG
- a CDS encoding cob(I)yrinic acid a,c-diamide adenosyltransferase encodes MAVHLTRIYTRTGDDGTTGLSDFSRVSKSDARLSAYADCDEANASIGVAVALGHPDERILPVLLQIQNDLFDAGADLSTPVVENPEYPPLRIQQSYIDRLEKWCDEFNEPLPALNSFILPGGTALSALLHVARTVTRRAERSAWHAVDTHGDSVSVLPAKYLNRLSDLLFILSRVANPDGDVLWQPGGQRG; translated from the coding sequence ATGGCTGTACACCTGACACGGATCTATACCCGGACCGGCGACGATGGCACGACGGGGCTCAGCGATTTCAGCCGGGTTTCCAAGAGCGATGCCCGCCTGAGCGCCTACGCCGACTGTGACGAAGCCAACGCGTCCATCGGTGTCGCGGTCGCGCTGGGACACCCCGACGAGCGGATCCTGCCGGTGCTGCTCCAGATCCAGAACGACCTGTTCGACGCGGGTGCCGACCTGTCGACGCCGGTGGTGGAGAACCCCGAGTATCCCCCGCTGCGTATCCAGCAGAGTTACATCGACCGCTTGGAGAAGTGGTGCGACGAGTTCAACGAGCCGCTGCCGGCGCTGAACTCGTTCATCCTGCCCGGCGGGACGGCGCTGTCGGCCCTACTGCATGTCGCCCGCACGGTGACCCGGCGGGCCGAACGGTCGGCGTGGCATGCGGTGGACACTCATGGCGACTCGGTCAGTGTGCTGCCGGCCAAATACCTGAACCGGCTGTCCGATCTGCTGTTCATCCTGTCCCGGGTGGCCAATCCAGACGGCGATGTGCTGTGGCAGCCGGGTGGACAGCGCGGGTAA
- a CDS encoding DUF2550 domain-containing protein, giving the protein MSASMLFMAALVGVLLVAVAALTYRLWKLRQVGGTAAILRDFPANGGQGWRHGVMRYRGGEAGFYRLSSLRWWPDRRLSRRGLEIVSRRSPRGDEFDIMSDEIVVLELRDTSPERGRGYEIALDRGALTAFTSWLESRPSPRARRRSY; this is encoded by the coding sequence ATGAGCGCGTCCATGCTGTTCATGGCCGCGCTCGTCGGTGTGCTCTTGGTCGCCGTCGCGGCCCTGACCTATCGGCTGTGGAAGTTGCGGCAGGTGGGCGGCACCGCCGCCATCCTGCGTGACTTCCCGGCCAACGGTGGTCAGGGCTGGCGCCACGGCGTGATGAGATACCGCGGCGGCGAGGCCGGCTTCTACCGGCTGTCGAGCTTGCGATGGTGGCCCGACCGGAGGTTGAGCCGGCGAGGCCTGGAGATCGTGTCGCGCCGATCGCCGCGCGGTGACGAGTTCGACATCATGAGCGACGAGATCGTCGTCCTCGAACTGCGCGACACCAGCCCGGAACGCGGCCGCGGCTACGAGATCGCACTGGACCGCGGCGCGCTCACCGCCTTCACCTCATGGTTGGAGTCGCGCCCGTCCCCGCGGGCGCGCCGCCGCAGCTACTGA
- a CDS encoding F0F1 ATP synthase subunit epsilon, with amino-acid sequence MADLHVEIVAVERELWSGDATFVFTRTTAGEIGILPRHIPLVAQLVDDAMVRVERDGEDDLRIAVDGGFLSVTEEAVRILVENAQFESEINADQAKQDSESDDERTAAWGRARLRALGQLD; translated from the coding sequence ATGGCTGACCTGCACGTCGAGATCGTCGCCGTGGAGCGGGAGCTGTGGTCGGGTGACGCGACGTTCGTGTTCACCCGCACCACTGCCGGCGAGATCGGCATCCTGCCGCGGCACATCCCGCTGGTTGCCCAGCTCGTCGACGACGCGATGGTGCGCGTCGAGCGCGACGGCGAGGACGACCTGCGGATCGCGGTCGACGGCGGATTTCTGTCCGTCACCGAGGAAGCTGTTCGCATCCTCGTCGAGAACGCGCAGTTTGAGTCGGAGATCAATGCCGACCAGGCCAAGCAGGATTCCGAGTCCGACGACGAGCGGACCGCGGCATGGGGTCGCGCGCGCCTGCGCGCCCTCGGCCAACTGGACTGA
- the atpD gene encoding F0F1 ATP synthase subunit beta — MTATAEKSAGRVVRITGPVVDVEFPRGSVPELFNALHADITYKELSKTLTLEVAQHLGDNLVRTISMQPTDGLVRGVEVTDTGASISVPVGDGVKGHVFNALGDCLDEPGYGKDFDHWSIHRKPPPFSELEPRTEMLETGLKVVDLLTPYVRGGKIALFGGAGVGKTVLIQEMINRIARNFGGTSVFAGVGERTREGNDLWVELEDANVLKDTALVFGQMDEPPGTRMRVALSALTMAEFFRDEQQQDVLLFIDNIFRFTQAGSEVSTLLGRMPSAVGYQPTLADEMGELQERITSTRGRSITSMQAVYVPADDYTDPAPATTFAHLDATTELSRTVFSKGIFPAVDPLASSSTILDPAVVGDEHYRVAQEVIRILQRYKDLQDIIAILGIDELAEEDKQLVQRARRIERFLSQNMMAAEQFTGQPGSTVPLKETIEAFDKLTKGDFDHLPEQAFFLIGGLDDLAKKAESLGAKL, encoded by the coding sequence ATGACAGCTACCGCCGAAAAGAGCGCAGGCCGCGTCGTTCGTATCACCGGACCCGTGGTCGACGTGGAGTTCCCGCGTGGCTCCGTACCCGAACTGTTCAACGCGCTGCACGCCGACATCACCTACAAGGAGCTGTCGAAGACGCTGACCCTGGAGGTCGCCCAGCACCTGGGTGACAACCTGGTGCGCACAATCTCCATGCAGCCGACCGACGGCCTGGTCCGCGGCGTCGAGGTGACCGACACCGGCGCCTCGATCTCGGTGCCCGTCGGCGACGGGGTCAAGGGCCACGTGTTCAACGCCCTCGGCGACTGCCTCGACGAGCCCGGCTACGGCAAGGACTTCGACCACTGGTCGATCCACCGCAAGCCGCCGCCCTTCTCGGAGCTCGAGCCTCGCACCGAGATGCTGGAGACCGGCCTGAAGGTCGTCGACCTGCTCACCCCGTATGTGCGTGGCGGCAAGATCGCGCTGTTCGGTGGTGCTGGCGTGGGCAAGACGGTGCTCATCCAGGAGATGATCAACCGTATCGCCCGCAACTTCGGTGGTACCTCGGTGTTCGCCGGCGTCGGTGAGCGCACCCGCGAGGGCAACGACCTGTGGGTCGAGCTCGAGGACGCCAACGTGCTCAAGGACACCGCGTTGGTGTTCGGCCAGATGGACGAGCCGCCGGGCACGCGTATGCGCGTCGCGCTCTCGGCCCTGACCATGGCCGAGTTCTTCCGCGACGAGCAGCAGCAGGACGTGCTGCTGTTCATCGACAACATCTTCCGGTTCACCCAGGCCGGTTCCGAGGTGTCGACGCTGCTCGGTCGTATGCCGTCCGCGGTGGGTTACCAGCCCACCCTGGCCGACGAGATGGGTGAGCTGCAGGAGCGCATCACCTCGACCCGCGGTCGGTCGATCACCTCGATGCAGGCCGTGTACGTGCCCGCCGACGACTACACCGACCCGGCGCCGGCGACGACGTTCGCGCACCTCGACGCCACCACCGAGCTCTCTCGTACGGTGTTCTCCAAGGGCATCTTCCCGGCCGTGGACCCGCTGGCGTCGTCCTCGACGATCCTCGACCCGGCCGTGGTCGGCGACGAGCACTACCGCGTCGCGCAGGAAGTCATCCGCATCCTGCAGCGCTACAAGGATCTGCAGGACATCATCGCGATCCTCGGTATCGACGAGCTGGCCGAGGAGGACAAGCAGCTGGTGCAGCGTGCCCGCCGCATCGAGCGCTTCCTGAGCCAGAACATGATGGCGGCCGAGCAGTTCACCGGTCAGCCGGGTTCGACGGTGCCGCTGAAGGAGACCATCGAGGCCTTCGACAAGCTGACCAAGGGCGACTTCGACCACCTGCCCGAGCAGGCGTTCTTCCTCATCGGCGGTCTCGATGACCTGGCGAAGAAGGCCGAAAGCCTCGGCGCCAAGCTGTGA
- a CDS encoding F0F1 ATP synthase subunit gamma produces the protein MAATLRELRGRIRSAGSIKKITKAQELIATSRIAKAQARVEAARPYSTEITNMLTELASASALDHPLLVARENPRRAAVLVVSSDRGLCGAYNANVLRQSEELFALLREEGKEPVLYTVGRKALGYFSFRQRDVIGSWDGFSERPTYENAREIADTLVAAFMSGADDEGDDAGADGILGVDELHIVFTEFRSMLSQSAVARRIAPMVVEYVGDEQPEDGPQTLFSFEPDPETLFDALLPRYVATRVYAALLEAAASESASRRRAMKSATDNADDLIKALTLAANRERQAQITQEISEIVGGANALADAK, from the coding sequence ATGGCTGCAACACTGCGCGAGCTTCGTGGGCGCATTCGTTCCGCGGGGTCGATCAAGAAGATCACCAAGGCCCAGGAACTGATCGCCACGTCGCGAATCGCCAAGGCGCAGGCCCGAGTCGAAGCGGCTCGGCCTTACAGCACTGAGATCACGAACATGCTCACCGAGCTCGCGAGTGCCAGCGCACTGGATCACCCGCTGCTGGTCGCACGGGAGAACCCGCGCCGGGCCGCGGTGCTTGTGGTGTCGTCGGACCGCGGCCTGTGCGGCGCCTACAACGCCAACGTGCTCCGGCAGTCCGAGGAACTGTTCGCGCTGCTGCGCGAAGAGGGCAAGGAGCCGGTTCTCTACACGGTGGGCCGAAAGGCTCTGGGCTACTTCAGCTTCCGCCAGCGCGACGTGATCGGTTCCTGGGACGGCTTCTCGGAGCGGCCCACCTACGAGAACGCGCGTGAGATCGCCGACACCCTGGTGGCGGCGTTCATGTCCGGCGCGGACGACGAGGGTGACGACGCCGGTGCCGACGGCATCCTCGGCGTCGACGAACTGCACATCGTCTTCACCGAGTTCCGGTCGATGCTGTCGCAGTCGGCTGTCGCGCGGCGAATCGCCCCGATGGTGGTCGAGTACGTCGGCGACGAACAGCCCGAAGACGGCCCGCAGACGCTGTTCTCGTTCGAGCCGGACCCGGAGACGCTCTTCGACGCCCTGCTTCCGCGCTACGTCGCGACCCGTGTGTACGCCGCGCTGCTGGAGGCCGCAGCCTCCGAGTCGGCCTCCCGTCGGCGCGCCATGAAGTCGGCGACCGACAACGCCGACGATCTGATCAAGGCGCTGACCTTGGCGGCCAACCGCGAGCGTCAGGCGCAGATCACTCAGGAAATCAGCGAGATCGTCGGCGGCGCCAACGCGCTGGCCGACGCGAAATAG